In Rhinoraja longicauda isolate Sanriku21f chromosome 6, sRhiLon1.1, whole genome shotgun sequence, the following proteins share a genomic window:
- the irx3a gene encoding iroquois-class homeodomain protein IRX-3a, whose translation MSFPQLGYQYIAAARPLYPDRQSLSSSRTGGELTATGAASTVLTMYGSPYATQGYGAFLPYAADLPMFPQLGTQYELKESPNVQHPGFPHHHAAYYPYGQYQFGDPSRPKNATRESTSTLKAWLNEHRKNPYPTKGEKIMLAIITKMTLTQVSTWFANARRRLKKENKMTWTPRNRTDEEGNSYGSEPDMEGEKKEDDEEIDLENIDTENIESKDDEDEQDPDLSLDCKLDGRSDSEISDSFDDLNGSEDGFLKSVVKGNRVGEKKRGDLSPEAPGQPSGDQTKSNGERKSPASPAPESGLSLNQKPKIWSLAETATTPDNPRKSPQISGSPVTSAASSLLGQHRLFACPMGKFQNWTNRTFSHHPLALINSNHFLGLGAGQAAGVPAFCAVREGRSQSTESTVTDRSSALEIEKKIVKTAFQPVQRRPQNQLDAAMVLSALSSA comes from the exons ATGTCGTTCCCACAACTGGGATATCAGTACATAGCCGCCGCTAGGCCACTCTACCCGGATCGCCAAAGTCTATCGTCGTCTCGGACTGGGGGCGAACTGACTGCGACCGGCGCTGCCTCGACCGTGTTAACCATGTATGGATCTCCTTATGCGACTCAAGGATACGGCGCCTTCTTGCCTTATGCAGCCGACCTCCCAATGTTCCCTCAACTG GGCACCCAATACGAACTGAAGGAGAGCCCGAACGTACAACACCCCGGTTTCCCACACCACCACGCCGCTTACTATCCTTACGGGCAGTACCAGTTCGGAGACCCGTCCAGGCCAAAGAATGCCACCAGGGAAAGCACAAGCACTTTGAAAGCGTGGCTGAACGAGCACAGGAAGAACCCGTACCCAACCAAAGGGGAGAAGATCATGCTGGCTATCATCACCAAAATGACCCTGACCCAAGTATCTACCTGGTTTGCCAACGCCCGGAGGAGACTTAAAAAAGAGAACAAGATGACCTGGACTCCGAGGAATCGGACCGACGAAGAGGGCAACTCGTACGGGAGCGAGCCGGACATGgagggggagaaaaaggaggacGACGAGGAGATCGATTTGGAGAATATCGACACGGAGAATATCGAAAGCAAAGACGACGAGGACGAACAGGACCCGGACTTAAGCCTGGACTGCAAACTGGACGGCAGGAGCGACTCTGAGATCTCGGACTCCTTTGACGACTTGAACGGTTCTGAGGACGGTTTTCTAAAATCGGTGGTGAAAGGAAACAGGGTTGGCGAGAAGAAGCGAGGCGACCTCTCGCCCGAGGCCCCGGGACAACCCAGTGGCGACCAGACTAAAAGCAACGGCGAGAGGAAAAGCCCCGCGTCCCCAGCGCCCGAGAGCGGGTTGTCGTTGAATCAGAAGCCAAAGATCTGGTCTTTGGCTGAAACCGCGACCACCCCAGACAACCCACGCAAGTCCCCACAGATCAGCGGCTCTCCCGTGACTTCTGCTGCCTCGTCGCTCCTGGGCCAGCACAGACTATTCGCCTGCCCCATGGGGAAATTTCAGAACTGGACAAACAGAACCTTTTCTCACCACCCCTTGGCCTTAATCAATTCGAACCATTTCCTCGGACTCGGTGCGGGACAGGCGGCCGGGGTCCCCGCGTTCTGTGCGGTGAGAGAGGGGCGCTCTCAGTCGACGGAATCCACAGTCACAG ATCGAAGCAGTGCCTTGGAAATAGAGAAAAAAATAGTAAAGACAGCTTTTCAACCGGTTCAGAGACG ACCGCAGAATCAACTCGATGCGGCAATGGTTTTGTCGGCGCTATCATCTGCATAG